One genomic segment of Mycolicibacterium neworleansense includes these proteins:
- a CDS encoding SRPBCC family protein, translating to MNRYECVVRRRSTASPATLFAIVSDGSRWSEWAKPLIAYSAWETRGPADDGGVGAIRAVGVRQRPTREMTTIHEPGRRHGYTMLTDGPIRDYQAEVSFTADADATQVTWRGSYETRWRVVGLGYWLVLRVVLGTLSRKLVSAAERHG from the coding sequence GTGAACCGCTATGAATGCGTCGTCCGCCGCCGGAGCACCGCATCGCCCGCAACCCTGTTCGCCATCGTGTCCGACGGGTCCCGCTGGTCCGAGTGGGCCAAACCCCTGATCGCCTACTCGGCGTGGGAGACGCGGGGCCCGGCTGACGACGGCGGGGTCGGGGCGATCCGGGCCGTGGGCGTGCGCCAGAGGCCGACCCGGGAGATGACCACCATCCATGAACCGGGCCGCAGGCACGGCTACACCATGCTGACGGACGGCCCGATCCGCGACTATCAGGCCGAGGTGTCGTTCACCGCGGATGCCGACGCCACGCAGGTGACGTGGCGCGGTAGTTACGAGACCCGTTGGCGGGTGGTCGGGTTGGGCTATTGGCTCGTCCTGCGGGTGGTGCTCGGGACGCTGTCGCGCAAGCTTGTCAGTGCGGCCGAGCGGCACGGATAG